Proteins encoded by one window of Dioscorea cayenensis subsp. rotundata cultivar TDr96_F1 chromosome 6, TDr96_F1_v2_PseudoChromosome.rev07_lg8_w22 25.fasta, whole genome shotgun sequence:
- the LOC120263992 gene encoding cytochrome P450 94A1-like, translating to MELFIISLPLLLLLLLLLILYSQTTSKKPSSNPNTNFKPYPFLGHIPHLVKHRHESLEWISTLLSESPTHSLVFKVPFESDTFVTSNPANIEHMIKSNFSNYPKGHQHITLLEDFLGHGIFNSDGDHWNWQRKAASYEFNKKSLRNFIINTVKQEIVHRLLPLATKKCNSGEVFDLQEVFERLSFDNICKVAFGEDPCCLTDDTSRSQLVRAFGDASHIAVARFNSTLIPFTWRIKKLLNLGSEKRLKECIKIINNYAMNIIRSRRESEQEDDDLLSRFASNKDNSDQHLRDIVISFIVAGLETTSSALTWFFWILSTRPDVEEKILKELSKIRSQRNSCGDNYDTFNFDELREMHYLHAAISESLRLYPPVPFDSQSCLEDDIMPDGTLIRKGWFVTYCAYSVGRLRDVWGEDCMEYRPERWLEDGVFKPENPFKFPVFHAGPRMCLGKEMAYIQMKSAVACLIERFRIEALVAKDKHPEMVRWLTIRMKDGLPVLLREREKREGVE from the coding sequence ATGGAACTCTTCATCATCTCTCTcccactcctcctcctcctcctccttctccttatcCTCTACTCCCAAACAACCTCCAAGAAACCCTCATCAAACCCTAACACTAACTTCAAACCATACCCTTTCCTAGGCCATATCCCTCATCTCGTTAAACATCGCCATGAATCCCTTGAATGGATCTCCACCCTCCTCTCCGAATCCCCCACCCACTCTTTGGTCTTCAAGGTCCCCTTCGAATCTGATACCTTCGTTACCTCCAACCCTGCAAACATTGAACACATGATCAAGTCCAACTTCTCCAACTACCCTAAAGGCCACCAGCACATCACCCTTCTTGAGGACTTCCTCGGCCACGGCATCTTCAACAGCGACGGAGATCACTGGAACTGGCAACGCAAGGCTGCCAGCTATGAGTTTAACAAGAAGTCTCTCCGTAACTTCATCATCAACACAGTCAAACAAGAAATTGTTCATCGATTACTTCCCTTGGCTACCAAGAAATGCAACTCCGGTGAAGTCTTTGATCTGCAAGAAGTGTTTGAACGCTTATCCTTCGACAACATCTGCAAAGTGGCCTTCGGCGAAGACCCTTGTTGTCTAACTGATGACACTTCAAGGTCACAACTAGTTCGCGCCTTTGGTGATGCTTCTCACATTGCAGTGGCAAGGTTCAATAGCACTTTGATCCCATTTACTTGGCGAATCAAGAAGTTGCTGAATCTTGGCTCTGAGAAAAGGCTCAAAGAGTGTATCAAGATCATCAACAACTACGCCATGAACATAATAAGGTCTCGAAGAGAAAGTGAACAAGAAGATGATGATCTTTTGTCTCGCTTCGCTTCAAACAAAGATAACAGCGACCAGCACTTGAGAGACATAGTGATAAGCTTCATCGTCGCAGGGCTAGAGACGACATCGTCAGCGTTGACATGGTTCTTCTGGATATTGTCAACCAGGCCAGATGTAGAAGAAAAGATACTGAAAGAGCTAAGTAAGATAAGATCTCAAAGAAATTCATGCGGTGATAATTACGATACCTTCAACTTTGATGAGCTACGTGAAATGCACTATCTCCATGCAGCTATATCAGAGTCTTTGAGGTTGTATCCTCCGGTGCCATTTGACTCACAGTCATGTTTAGAAGACGATATAATGCCTGATGGAACGTTAATCAGAAAAGGTTGGTTTGTGACTTATTGTGCATATAGTGTGGGCAGATTGAGGGATGTTTGGGGGGAGGATTGCATGGAGTATCGGCCAGAGAGGTGGTTGGAGGATGGAGTTTTTAAGCCGGAGAATCCGTTTAAGTTTCCGGTGTTTCATGCAGGGCCAAGAATGTGTTTGGGAAAGGAGATGGCTTATATACAGATGAAGTCCGCTGTTGCGTGTTTGATCGAAAGGTTTAGGATTGAGGCTTTGGTGGCTAAGGACAAGCATCCGGAGATGGTTCGTTGGCTTACTATTAGGATGAAAGATGGGTTGCCTGTTCTgctgagagaaagagagaagagagaagggGTCGAATAG